The Gossypium hirsutum isolate 1008001.06 chromosome D03, Gossypium_hirsutum_v2.1, whole genome shotgun sequence genomic interval AGGGTGAGAAAGAGAATGCTGAAAAGGTTATAGATTTCTGGCCCCTAGCTCTGCTGTTTCTTTGGCATCGGCTCAAGCATTATAATTATCTAACATAGAGAAAATCTGTTTTATTTTCTCTTGAATTTGTTTCGTTTTTATCTGCTTTCTAGTGTTTTGttcctattttcacataaaagattGATTTTAACATTTGGTGTTCCCAGATCATTCACAACATTGAAGATTTAAAGCAGTCTATTGAAGGTAAAGCCATTGCACTGCAAAAGTCTGAACAAGGAGCAGCTGATCTGAACAAGAGATTTGAGGATCTTTCTAAGAGTTTGGAAGATCTTGAAAAGGAACACCAGGTAAACACTTGCTATGTCATTCTTTttctaattataattttataagcaTTTTATTTCTTGCATTCATTTGTAAACCAAATGTTTTGAGGAAGTTTGTGTAATGAACATGGCAGGCTGTCCTAGCTGGCAAGAGCAGTGGAAATGAAGAGAAATGTCTAGAGGATCAACTAGGAGATGCCAAAGTTGCTGTTGGGACTGCTGAAACAGAATTGAAGCAGCTGAAAACAAAAATTAGCCATTGTGAAAAGGAGCTAGGAGAGAAAACACGCCAATTAAAGTCAAAGCGTGCAGAAGCAGTTGATGTGGAGAATGAGCTTAATTCTAGGAGAAAAGGTTTGGAAAAAGTTGAAATTGAGTTGGAAAATCTTCCATACAAAGAAGGCCAGATGGAAGCATTGCAAAAGGTTCCACTCCTCTCCCTTATTGGCGAACTGTCTGAATTTTCTTTTGGCTAAATCTTTTTTAATGGACATACTTTTGTAGGACCGTGCATCTGAGTTGGAGCTCATCCAGAAGCTGAAAGATGAAGTACGGGATCATTCAGCGCAGTTAGCAAATGTTCAGTTCAATTATCGTGATCCCGTGAAAAATTTTGACCGGACAAAGGTGAAAGGAGTGGTTGCAAAACTAATAAAAGTGAAGGATAGCTCAGCAATGACAGCCTTAGAGGTTGACAGCATGtgaatgatatattttttttgttcattacCATTGAATTTTATGGTAACCCTTCAAATCAACTTGTAGGTTACAGCAGGTGGAAAGTTATTTAATGTGGTCGTTGACAGTGAAAATACAGGAAAGCAACTGCTTCAGCATGGTGAACTACGAAGAAGAGTAACAATTATACCTTTAAACAAAATCCAACCTAATAATGTTCACCCTAGGGTCCAGCAGTCTGCTACTAGATTGGTTAGTCATCGGCGTTCTTTTAAATCTATTACTATATTTTCAAATCTGTCCCTTTCTATGTTTTGATTTcacattatataatatatttgtaGGTTGGCAAGGAGAATGCAAAGCTGGCACTTTCTTTGGTTGGCTTTGATAAGGAATTGGAGGTATGCTTTGAAGAGGCTCTACCCTTATGCTGCATGATGCCTATAGACAATTTCTAGATGAGCTGAGCTATATACTTTGAACCTCTATACGCAGTGAAAGAAAATtgatggtaaatttttttttgttcaatgttGTCTTGTTCTGAAAGTTTTGAATGATATTGCAGAGTGCTATGGAATATGTATTTGGTGGCACTTTTGTTTGTAGAACCACTGAAGCTGCAAAGGAGGTATGTCTATAAGAATGTGTCCAACTATTTGTTTTTTGAACATATGTAAAACACttcacttctttttttcttttttggccgTAACTTACGTCGAAAGTTTGCCTTCATCCTCCGTCGCCTCTGAACTGCTTGTACTGTGAATTCAGttatggtttttcttttcaactcAACAAATCTTTTGTAGGTTGCTTTTAATCGGGAAATTCGTACTCCTAGTGTCACCCTTGAAGGTGATATATTTCAACCTAGTGGTCTTTTAACTGGTGGAAGCCGCAGGTAAATCAGTAGGCTACAAGCATTCAAGATTTTTGGTTCTCGTAGAACGCGTATGATTTATTCTTTCTATCTCTCCATCTTCTTTTTGAAACTAATCGTTTCATTTTGCTTTTGGAGTGGGTTGGCGGGGAgcaattaaattgataaatgaataatttctccttttaacttctttgtcgaacatttctttttccaaatagtttgtatatatgtattaattaaaaattgatataattttcCACAGGGGTGGTGGTGATCTGCTAAGGCGACTTCATGATTTGGCAGAGGCTGAATCAAAACTTGCAGTGCACCAGAAGAAGTTATCAGAAGTTGAAGCAAAGGTAATACTTTAGCAGCTTCTTCTCTTTCCCAAATATGATTGTGAGGGCTAGATAAAAAAATTGCTAATTGAATGAATAACACAATAAATCAACTTTCCATTGTATTCGATTTTGTATTACCTTCAGTTTCTGATCTTGTAGATTGCAGACCTTCTGCCTCTTCAGAAAAAGTTCACGGACCTTAAAGCACAGTTAGAACTTAAAATGCATGATCTTTCCTTGTTTCAAAACAGGGCAGAGAAAAATGAGCATCATAAGGTTTTGCACTtctcttttatgttttttaaccAATCAGTTCAACTCATTTAATTCAACATCCTGATGCTTTTGGGAGTGATTAGTTTAATTTCTCCTTATTTTTGGTTGCAAGTAGCTTGCAGAAATGGTAAAGAGCATCGAGCAAGAACTTGAACTAGCAAGATCAACTGTTAAAGAAAAGCAGATTTTGTATGAAAAACTTGTTAGTACAGTTTCAGAACTTGAAAAATCAATTAGggataatgataataatagagAGGGCAGACTTAAAGACTTGGAGAGGAAGATTAAGGCCACAAAAGCTAAAATGCAGTCAGCTTCAAAGGATCTCAAGGTAAAATCTTAATactgtttttttttgttgttcCGTAACCATTTCGAGGAAACAAAGGTTCAAATTATTTTGAACTTTTTATGCGATGCTGTTATATTTTAGCTTCATATCTGAGGTAGAAAGAGGTTATGGTAAATTTGTGTAGATATTTTTGGACTTCAGTAATGTGGTTACAGTTATTGACACTACCAATCTTTCTTTTCTCCATTTCCATGATCATACACTTCTAGTACCCAAAATCCTTTTTTCTTTTAGAGGGGATGGAAGGCCTCTTACTGTCTGTTTTTGTAATTGATAAATCTTCGTCCTCCCTAGAGCTTCAAGTTTTTTGGTTTACTTTTCTGTCCAGATAATGTTGGCTCACTCATCTATGAAACTTGCTTTTGTGTATTTTTAGGGGCATATAAATGAAAAAGAGAAACTTGTCTTGGAACGGGAGGCATTCATACAAGAACAATCATCTTTAGAGAATCAATTGACTTCTTTGAAAGCGCAAATTAACAATCTCAATGTGGAAATGCAGGAACAAGTGGCCAAGGTATTTGCTGATTTTGTTTTCAGTCTTGTTTAATTCTATGGTATAAAATTCATTTCCTCATACTGTGGTGCAGGTTGATtccttaaaaaaaaatcatgaccAGTTGCAATCTAAGTTGGATTCTGCTCGTTTAAAGATGAAGGAGTGTGATTCTGAAATTAGCTGTATTCTTAAGCAGCAGCAAAAACTTCAGCATAAGCTTAGCAACGTGAAGCTTGAGAGGAAAAAGTTGGAAAATGAGGTAATTTTATTTAGTCAGCCATGTAGGTGTCCTGACACTTGAGTCATCGAAATATAACTTTGCTTTTTTCGTTTAGGTAAAGCAAATGGAGATGGAGCAGAAAGATTGCTCCACGAAAGTAGACAAACTGATTGAGAAGCATGCCTGGATTGCTACTGAAAGGCAACTTTTTGGCAGAAGTGGGACAGATTATGATTTTGCATCCCGTGATCCTCATAAAGCAAGGGAAGAACTTGACAAGCTTCAAACTGAACAATCAAGGTATGCAGAATTAGACCAATTCTGTTTGCAAATATTTCATGTTCATTTAGTCGAGAACAGTTTAATACTTATCATCTTCTGCTATTATGAGAATGGATTGCTCACTTGGTTTGATTGGATTATCATTTTGTGCTCCCCCTTCATGAAGCCTTGAAAAAAGAGTGAATAAGAAAGTGATGGCGATGTTTGAGAAAGCTGAAGATGAGTATAATGATTTGATGTCGAAGAAAAACACTGTGGAGGTTGGCTGCTCTCAATCTCTATTAACGGTTTTTTTTAGCATTTCACTCTTCCTTATCCTATTGTTTCTCTGCCTAGAACGACAAATCTAAAATTAAGAAGACAATTGAAGAGCTagatgagaagaagaaagaaacactAAAGGTCACTTGGGTCAAAGTTAACCAGTAAGCATTGCTCTTTGATATGTTCGGTTTCTTTCTGCTTTTACTTGGTGTCGGAATCTCGTTTTTCAGATGTTTTGTTGATCTCTATGATGGTTCTTTTGATTTTGGGGTTTCTAAAAGATTTATCTTGCTTCGTCCTTTGTAATGCACTTTCAGTGATTTTGGGTCCATCTTTTCTACCCTGTTGCCGGGAACAATGGCAAAGCTTGAACCACCAGAAGGCTGCAGCTTCTTAGATGGTCTTGAGGTCCGTGTTGCATTTGGTGGTGTTTGGAAACAGTCCTTGTCTGAGTTGAGTGGAGGTCAACGGTCTCTACTTGCACTTTCACTAATCTTGGCTCTGCTGCTGTTTAAACCGGCTCCACTTTATATACTTGACGAAGtatgcttttttatttttcttccgaTTTGACTTTACTGCCCACACAACCATCTGCATTCATCCCAAATTAAGTGACTTCATTTTTTTATGAAAGCGGATCCATTGAAGTACTTCAATTTGATTACTTCTGAGTTCTGATATGGTTTAGAAGTCATACTTTTTCTACTCCTTTTAGTTGGTCTTATTGATATTTCCTAGTGGCATCTTCATATTGACCCTCTGCCAGACCCATACAAGGTTTCTGGTTATTATGCTATGCTTTAGATTATTACAAATAGCATAGTAACGGCATGAAACAAGAAAATACGCATTTGTAGCCTGATATTTGAAAGATTGTTTAGACAAGCTGGACTTTGAAGTAATTTCTGAATCTTTTATTTGATCAATGGATTTTAATTTTGCATCTAAAAACGCTTGAATATGCCAACTAGCACAACCATAAACTGTTTATTCTCCTGAAATTGTATTTTTCTTGTTTTGCCTTTTCATATCGtaccttttgttttgttttcagtAAATTATTGTTCATTAACCTCTTTATGGGAATGGTTGGAACAGGTTGATGCTGCACTAGATCTAAGCCACACTCAGAATATAGGGAGAATGATTAAGGCTCACTTTCCGCACTCCCAGGTTTGATGAGTCTTTGTTATTCCCCTCCCCTCCTGGAAATTCTAGTTTCTAGAATTATAAAACTCtaaaagaaaattatacaattatAAATTGCGCACTCATTTGATGCCTTAAAATATATCTGCAGTTGGCTCTGTTGGTAACGAACACTGAATAGTGAAACTAAAACATGGATGAAAGTATGTTTTATGATCATTAACTCTCTCAGTAAGGCAATCATTTTTTGCATTGACTGATTGTAACTCTGATTTCCCGATGCTAAGGTTACCTTGGCTACAGAGACTATAATAAATCTAGGAGTCGACagtcattagttttttatttgtttatgaaaCTATATCAACATGGATGTCCAATGAAAAATGCGTGGTGGTTTTTATTAGGGAGTAGCGGATACATAATCGTGTTAAGTTATAGGTAATGACAATGGGTTTTGGATGCATGCTATGCTGGCCAACTTTGCATTGGATTATAGAggtgtaaaaaatatataaaccctAAACAAATTCTTATGTATTGTGGGCCTAATTAGTTATTGATCTTGCAGTTTATTGTTGTTTCACTGAAAGAGGGCATGTTTAATAATGCCAACGTTCTTTTCCGAACAAAATTCGTGGATGGTGTTTCCACAGTCCAGAGGACCGTTGCATCTAAGTCTAGCAGGTGATCGTCCAGTCCACCCACAAATAGAAAAACAAGTGAAACCTCTTTCCAGTGAATTTCAACAACTGAGAAGGCCGGAAGCCTGCTACATGATGTACGTATGATTGTATAAATTATGGAGTTTGTGTGCGAGTGGAGGTCTAGAAATCCTTGACCATGGTAACTTCTCATATTTAAGATGCGTACTTGGTAGTGTATGTTCCAAGTTTTATACACCAATGTTTCTTTATTCATATTGAGTATGCAAGTCGCAGAACTGGATCTATTTGAACTGAGCTCTTCAGTAAGTGTTCTACTTACATATATGCATTGCGGACATTCTTACTTATAGATTTAACTGTGAAAATGAAATGGTAGTTATATCAAATGTAAGTAGTACTGATATTGAAACAGTACTTGCTTTTTTGAGAGATGGGGTTTAACTTTAAGAGTCCAAACATTTAACTTGAAGTTTATGGCTCTTTCTTGCAACTCAAGTAAATTCTGGCAATGGTAATTTTCAGATCAGAGTTCTTggattcaaatttgaaattttttttgccACAATTAGATGATAAATTTAGAACTTAAGAATCAAACAAGGTAAGAAGGTAGAAGCATCCTTGAAAACTAAGCAAGCTATAAGGCTTTCTTGGGCACCAAGTTGGCTTGCGCGATCTTTGAGGAAACTTGAAAATTTCAACTAATTAAATGATTATTGACCCAATGAACTCCAAAAATCGAAGAACTAAAGAAAAGAGACAAAAGATCATAGATGGATTGATGAAAAGAAGATAAAAGATGGATGTGAATTGCACTAACAAAGAAACTATATTGGTCTTTAATCAATCCTCTCAATTGATTTGAATTAGACAAGCTAAAGTTAATATGAATCTCTTTCACAAtcttgaagaagaaagaaaaaagaaactaaTCTTGAAGCAAAAATATCccttaaagtattttattaataaaaaatcaagctctgtcaaaaaataaaataaaataaaaaatcaagctctatcaacaaataaaataaaataaaaagtcaagCAAATTACATTATCAGGTAACTAGCCATGcttgcctatttataggcatgtTTAAgccctatttgaaccttaggTAATTACTAAATTGTCTAAGGCCCACTCAATTATCCTATAAAACAAAACTTAAACCTCTTTAGGTTTAGTCAAACTCTAACTATTGACGTTAAagtaaaaattcataataattaattattgaggttggttaaaaataattataatctgTTGTCTGGCACGTCTTTGTTTCTCTTTGTCTGTCTATTGTGATACATTTCTTTAGGTTTCCTTTCGGTTGTGGTTTTGATTCTAGTTACCTTTAACACAAATCTAGAGTTTGTTGGAGTAAGACTGTGGGGATAAATCAATGGAAAACGATTTAGCGAGGTTAAGGATTGAGAAAGATGAGGAGGTATGGCAATTCAATGGGGAAGGTGAAAAAAATACATCGAGGTATGAACATTGTCTGGTTGGCTGCTTTCTTACGACAAGTGTGGTGCACTTTCCGACAATGCGAAACAATATGTGGCATCCACTTGGGGGAGTTTTAATTTCAGATTTGGGGGAGAATAGATATTCGTGTAAGTTCTATCAAAAACTGGATATTGATAGAGTTATAAATGGGTGCATCCTGGACTTTTAATAATCATCTGTTGCTCTTTTACCAGTTAGGCGAGAACGAGAATCCGCTAGAAGTCTCTTtagttttatcttattttttggTTCAAATCCATGACCTCCCACATGGTTTCTTCTTAAATGGAATAGCAAAATAGTTTGGGGAATTTCTGGGGAAGTTTATGGAGTATGACACAAAGCAGATCAATGGTGGTTTTAGAAACTATATGAGGATTAAGGTTTTAATCGATGTGAGGATGCCCCTCAAACAACGCAAGAAAATTATGGTCTCTTCCTCGAAGTAGGTTTATGTGAAGTTTAAATATGAGAAGttaaaattgttttgttttttatgtgGATGTTTAGGCCATAGTGACAACTTTTGTCCGATTAGGATAAGAGAAGGGGGAACGAGTTGGAGATGAGATGTGATCTTTCATTGTGGGCAAACCTTAGAAAAGCTACTACTGTAACAAGTGTATGGTTGAGGGAGGATGACAATGAAgattttttagggttttggagGTATAGACAATGGTTTGGGAAAGAAGGTGGAAAAGGAAGACGAGTGGAATTCATGTAAAATTCACAGGGTATCTTGGGCTTCAAATTGGAAGAAACTAACAGTAGCATGAATTATCCATAATCAAAGGTGATAGTCAGATCTAGGAGGGATTTGATAGAACATGATGCGAAAGATAACCTTATGCAAGAATGTGAAGGGAAGAAGAGGCCAAGAGATGGACAACATATCTTAAATGAGGTTGATTTGGCCGATACAATTGGTAGCAATGAGCAGCAGGATAGTAGTAATTATCATAAGATATCAACAGTCGCTAGTGGGCAGACTGATCGGACGTAATGAAAATCTTAAGCTGGAATGCCCATAGATTGGGGAGTTCGTGGGCATAGAGAAGACTTCATCATGTGCTGAAATCATATCATTCCCAAATAGTCTTTTTTATGGAGACAAAGTTGGATTAGAATCGTATGGAGAGAGTAAGGAGGAGGAGTGGGTTTCATCATGGTATCGATGTTTCAGCTAAAGGAACAAGACATGGACTTAGTATAAGATGGATCTcgagaaaaatggttaatttgaagAATTTCTCAAAGAATCATATTAATGTAGAAATCATAGAAGAGAAGAGCTTGAGATGAAGatttatgagtttttatggatCTTTTGATTTATGGTATAAGGAGGAGACATGGAATCTTCTAAAATGGTTAGGGTAAGATCAAACTCTACCGTAAGTGGTTTATGGATATTTTAATGAACTTCTGTACTATTTTGAGAAAAGAGAAGGGATAATGAGGGAGGAAGGGAGAATTGAAGCTTTTAGACAAGTTTTATCCGCATGCAAGTTAGAAGATTTAGGGTACACAGGATCTTGGTTTACATAGGAGAGAGGAAAATTGGAGCATAATAATATAAGAGAAAGTTAGACCGAGGGGTTACAAACTCAGCATGGTGGTTAACATTCCCTCATTTTTTACTTATATCACTTGATTTCTAATAATTGCCCGTtattattaaacttaaaaaatgatgAAAGGAGTATGAAAAATTACATGTATAGATTTAAGGCGTGGTGGACATTGGAGGACTCATGTGAAGCAAAAATGAAAAGGTTATGGTCTCTAAGCAAAGGTGAGATTCAAATTTGGCTCCAATTCATGATGAAAGGGTTGCAAAGATGGGCAACATCTATAAAAAAGAGTCAAAATGGGGTAATAAAAGAGTTGTATAGGAAACTAGACCAACTAAATAGTATGGAAAGGGATGAGAAGGCTTTAGATGCATTAGTTGGAGGAAAGCTTAATTTAAATATAGAGATTGACAATAAGGAACTATATTGGGAGCACGGGGTAAGGGTGAATTGGTTGAAAAATGGTGACCGCAATACGACTTTCTTCCACAGACCGAGAACTCAAAGGAGGAGAATGAATCAGGTTAAGGGATTATAGGGAGAGGATGGTTAGATTGTGTCAGATAGATCAAGAATGACAGACATTGTGAAGGATTATTTTTTCAAGCTATTCAAGTCACAAGGTATGGGAAATACAAATCATATTCTGTCAGGGGTGTAAAGACGCATTATGGACAATATGAATAGGACTGTCATGGCCAAGTATAAGATTGACAAAGTTTGTGCGGCCTTGAAAGATATGACCCCAATGAAGGCATTCGATGCTGATGGTTTTTCGACATTGTTCTTCCAAAAATTTTGGCATATTATTAGTTGAGAGGTAGGTGATCATTGCCTTAGCATTCTCAATGAATGTACTTTTGTGGAACCATTCAATGATACTCATATTGTACTTATACTAAAGATCGCGTATTCGAATAGTCTTGTACATTTTTGACCTATTAGcttatgtaatgtgatttataaaataatatcgaAAATAATAGCTAATCGATTTCAGAAGGTCTTTGATGTTTGTATTGACGAAGCACAGAGCGCTTTTGTTCCTAGGAGGATGATTACAAATAACATTTTACTTGATTATGAAGTTTTGCATTCATTTAAGAATAAGAGAACAGGGAGAATAAAGAGTTTTTCTCTAAAGTTAGATATGAGTAAAGCTTATAATAGAGTTGAATAAGAGTTCTTCAGAAAGAAGATGTTGAGAATAAGTTTTGTTGATTCATGGATCTCTATTATAATGAAGTGTATTAACAGTGTGTCATATACAATGGAAATTAATAGAGAGGTAGGAGAGGTTTTCAAATCGGGAAAAGGGCTCAGGCAGGGAGATCCACTAAGCCCATATCTATTCTTAATATGTAGTGAGGGTTTGTCCGCTTTACTAAGACTTGCAAAGGATAGGGCAAACGAAGGGAGCAAAAGTTTATAGGCGAAGcctcgtgtaacaccccaaacccagcctagaagttatGTCCAAATCTGGAAATGTTACAGAAAATAGTTATAAACCCGatgtttgattttgaaaaacatcgtatatctttattatttaaatgaacctgcTTCATTtgaaaacttatttaattaaaatcattgTTCGCTTACATCTTTAAAATAAATCATGTATTTTGTAgcggaaatttttaaaatgttttattttagaaaatcaaGTTTGCTCTCTCGAAAACAGTTGTTTTAGTAAAATCGTTTCATCGAGTGTCGAgccaaaaatccaaaatttaaaatccaaagaaaaaataatttcaaatgtcTCGAGagttcaaaaattacaaaactctcaaatcAGAATTTTAAATAAGAGAAATTTAAGCAAAATAGAGTTTACGGAAGCGTGGACATAACCGAGCTCTCGTCGCACTGATTCGCATAGGTTTGAAGCCTACCTAAAATTAtcaaacaaacaaacagtgagtttttttttataactcagtgtgtaactcataagaaacaaaaattcaaatttaatcacCCAACAGAACATATACAGTCATATTTCTtatacagaatcagaatcatGTCAAAGTAGTACAAATACAGATAAATATAATCCGatcccccatcctctacacaccagctCTGATCATTCCAGCGTACCATGtagggtataaaacacccacctaaCCCTACACACAACTTAGTGTCCTTACGACACTTTTCAGAATAATCGCAGCAATGTTGCCAGTATAATGGCGAGTTAACGCCTcacacagaacacttcctccacataatacATAATCCGCCCCATAGCCAGATATAAATAGAATActagaaataatagaaataatagatACCGGAATTTACATGTCATGCATGCTGGTATAACAGATATTGAACATGCTTATGCATAAcaga includes:
- the LOC107949673 gene encoding structural maintenance of chromosomes protein 2-1, whose amino-acid sequence is MYIKEICLEGFKSYATRTVVPGFDPFFNAITGLNGSGKSNILDSICFVLGITNLQQVRAANLQELVYKQGQAGITKATVSIIFDNSDRSRSPLGYADHSDITVTRQIVVGGRNKYLINGKLAQPSQVQNLFHSVQLNVNNPHFLIMQGRITKVLNMKPPEILSMLEEAAGTRMYETKKEFALKTLEKKQSKVDEINKLLDQEILPALEKLRKERMQYMQWANGNAELDRLKRFCVAYEYVQAETIRDSAVGEVERVKAKITEIDNDAERTKVEIQDMETNISKLTAQKEATMGGEVKTLSDEVDSLSKSLVQEVSVLESKEDTLKGEKENAEKIIHNIEDLKQSIEGKAIALQKSEQGAADLNKRFEDLSKSLEDLEKEHQAVLAGKSSGNEEKCLEDQLGDAKVAVGTAETELKQLKTKISHCEKELGEKTRQLKSKRAEAVDVENELNSRRKGLEKVEIELENLPYKEGQMEALQKDRASELELIQKLKDEVRDHSAQLANVQFNYRDPVKNFDRTKVKGVVAKLIKVKDSSAMTALEVTAGGKLFNVVVDSENTGKQLLQHGELRRRVTIIPLNKIQPNNVHPRVQQSATRLVGKENAKLALSLVGFDKELESAMEYVFGGTFVCRTTEAAKEVAFNREIRTPSVTLEGDIFQPSGLLTGGSRRGGGDLLRRLHDLAEAESKLAVHQKKLSEVEAKIADLLPLQKKFTDLKAQLELKMHDLSLFQNRAEKNEHHKLAEMVKSIEQELELARSTVKEKQILYEKLVSTVSELEKSIRDNDNNREGRLKDLERKIKATKAKMQSASKDLKGHINEKEKLVLEREAFIQEQSSLENQLTSLKAQINNLNVEMQEQVAKVDSLKKNHDQLQSKLDSARLKMKECDSEISCILKQQQKLQHKLSNVKLERKKLENEVKQMEMEQKDCSTKVDKLIEKHAWIATERQLFGRSGTDYDFASRDPHKAREELDKLQTEQSSLEKRVNKKVMAMFEKAEDEYNDLMSKKNTVENDKSKIKKTIEELDEKKKETLKVTWVKVNHDFGSIFSTLLPGTMAKLEPPEGCSFLDGLEVRVAFGGVWKQSLSELSGGQRSLLALSLILALLLFKPAPLYILDEVDAALDLSHTQNIGRMIKAHFPHSQFIVVSLKEGMFNNANVLFRTKFVDGVSTVQRTVASKSSR